One Thermicanus aegyptius DSM 12793 DNA segment encodes these proteins:
- a CDS encoding MFS transporter: MEIWKRNLIVLWVANFFVLGAMQQIMPFLPLFLQKDLGVSAEGNLHLWTGIIFGANFLTAFLFSPIWGNLADKIGRRVMILRSGLGMALITGAMGFVTSPEQLLILRLLNGMISGFIPASIALVSTNTPRERVGFALGVLQSGGVAGTILGPALGGLLADFIGFRNIFYVTGTSLFIGTLLVLFFVKEVNKPVRGKHQGEGFVKDFKKIMETKPLPALFGTGMLIQFSIISTMPIMAIYAENLLGHPQYVAFFAGLVIAATGVANMFASPFLGRLGDKVGSQHVLFYSLVAAVLFTLPHAFVTSIWQLILFRFLFGLSVGGLMPSVNALIRHFSPEGMESRTFGYANSATFIGNMAGPILGGWVADQFGAASVFIMATVVLLLNLFWVRLQVRDKMEKARLKTES, translated from the coding sequence ATGGAGATATGGAAGAGAAACCTGATCGTCTTATGGGTCGCCAATTTTTTTGTATTAGGAGCGATGCAACAGATCATGCCGTTTCTTCCCCTCTTTTTGCAGAAAGACCTAGGGGTCAGCGCTGAGGGGAATCTTCATTTATGGACCGGAATTATCTTTGGGGCCAATTTCTTAACGGCTTTTTTATTCTCCCCCATCTGGGGGAATTTGGCGGATAAAATTGGGCGTCGGGTCATGATTCTCAGGTCCGGCCTCGGCATGGCCCTCATTACGGGGGCGATGGGATTTGTAACTTCACCGGAACAGCTTCTCATCTTACGTTTGCTAAATGGGATGATCTCCGGTTTTATCCCCGCATCCATTGCCCTCGTTTCCACCAATACGCCCCGTGAAAGGGTAGGCTTTGCCCTGGGGGTTCTTCAATCGGGCGGTGTGGCCGGAACGATTCTGGGACCTGCGCTGGGGGGCTTATTGGCCGATTTTATCGGATTTCGAAACATTTTTTATGTCACCGGAACATCCCTCTTTATCGGAACTCTTCTTGTTCTATTTTTTGTGAAAGAGGTGAACAAGCCGGTACGGGGGAAACATCAGGGAGAAGGCTTCGTCAAAGATTTCAAGAAGATCATGGAGACGAAGCCTCTTCCTGCTTTATTCGGAACCGGCATGCTGATCCAATTTTCCATCATTAGCACCATGCCGATCATGGCCATTTATGCGGAGAACCTCTTGGGACATCCCCAATATGTTGCTTTCTTTGCCGGCTTGGTGATCGCCGCCACCGGGGTGGCCAACATGTTTGCCTCACCTTTTTTAGGCCGTTTAGGGGATAAGGTGGGAAGTCAGCATGTTCTCTTTTATTCTCTGGTAGCCGCCGTCCTTTTCACCCTGCCCCATGCTTTCGTCACATCCATCTGGCAATTGATCCTTTTCCGCTTCTTATTCGGCTTATCCGTGGGAGGGCTAATGCCCTCCGTCAATGCGTTAATTCGCCATTTTTCACCCGAGGGGATGGAAAGCCGGACCTTCGGCTATGCCAACAGTGCGACGTTTATCGGGAATATGGCCGGCCCGATCCTGGGGGGATGGGTGGCGGACCAATTTGGAGCGGCGAGCGTCTTTATCATGGCTACCGTTGTTCTCCTCCTAAATCTCTTCTGGGTACGGTTGCAAGTTCGGGACAAGATGGAGAAAGCTCGCCTTAAAACGGAAAGTTAG
- a CDS encoding DNA recombination protein RmuC, which produces MPDLFISLSLLLNLILLILLFLSYQRLSALQIGQEQLTKGFREEITRLREDMLRTQKEGREELSAHLASQLQTEIRLLESFSNQLSEHTRLNDEKLERIRGTVEGQLASLREENGKKLEEMRQTVDDKLQSTLEKRLGESFRLVSERLELVHKGLGEMQNLALGVGDLKKVLTNVKTRGTLGEIQLEALLEQILSPEQYEKNVAPRKGSGERVEFVVKLPGKKGEKEGTVFLPIDAKFPLEDYQRLQEAEERGDATKTQEALKQLEGRIRQEAKRIQEKYISPPDTTDFALLFLPVEGLYAEVLRRPGLWEELQRVYRVVITGPTTLTALLNSLQMGFRTLAIQKRSSEVWQLLGAVKTEFNRFGAILEKTQKKLQEASNTIEDAAKKSRTIERKLRSVEALPDEEAPTLLEEAEVS; this is translated from the coding sequence ATGCCGGATCTTTTTATTTCCCTCTCCCTTCTCTTAAACCTTATCCTGCTCATCCTGCTGTTCCTTTCCTATCAACGCCTCTCTGCCCTGCAAATCGGACAAGAACAACTCACAAAGGGCTTCCGGGAGGAGATCACCCGCCTTCGGGAAGACATGCTGCGGACCCAAAAAGAAGGAAGGGAGGAATTGTCGGCGCACCTTGCTTCCCAGCTCCAGACAGAAATTCGTCTGTTGGAGAGCTTTTCCAACCAATTGTCCGAACATACCCGTTTGAATGATGAAAAACTGGAGCGCATTCGTGGAACGGTGGAAGGACAACTCGCCTCCCTCCGGGAAGAGAACGGCAAGAAACTGGAAGAGATGCGGCAGACGGTGGATGATAAGCTTCAGAGTACGTTGGAGAAACGGTTGGGGGAATCCTTTCGCCTCGTGAGTGAGCGGTTAGAGCTTGTACATAAAGGCTTGGGAGAGATGCAAAACCTGGCCTTAGGTGTAGGAGACCTGAAAAAAGTCCTAACCAATGTGAAAACACGGGGAACCCTCGGAGAAATTCAACTGGAAGCCCTGCTGGAACAAATCTTAAGCCCGGAACAGTATGAAAAGAATGTAGCCCCTCGGAAAGGAAGCGGGGAGCGGGTGGAATTCGTCGTGAAATTGCCGGGCAAGAAGGGGGAAAAAGAGGGAACCGTCTTCCTCCCCATCGATGCCAAGTTCCCCCTGGAGGATTACCAGCGCCTTCAGGAGGCGGAAGAACGGGGAGACGCCACGAAAACCCAGGAAGCATTGAAGCAATTGGAGGGCCGCATCCGCCAAGAGGCAAAGAGAATTCAAGAAAAATATATCTCGCCTCCGGATACCACCGACTTCGCCCTCCTCTTTCTCCCGGTCGAGGGACTCTACGCCGAAGTGCTTCGCCGCCCCGGATTATGGGAGGAGCTGCAACGGGTCTACCGGGTGGTGATTACCGGACCGACCACCCTTACGGCTCTCCTCAACAGTTTGCAAATGGGGTTTCGCACGCTGGCGATTCAGAAACGCTCCAGCGAGGTTTGGCAACTTCTTGGAGCGGTTAAGACCGAGTTTAATCGATTTGGCGCCATTTTGGAAAAAACGCAAAAGAAATTACAGGAAGCTTCCAACACCATCGAGGATGCCGCAAAAAAGAGCCGCACCATAGAACGAAAACTAAGATCCGTGGAAGCGTTGCCTGACGAGGAGGCCCCCACCCTCTTGGAGGAAGCGGAAGTTTCATAA
- a CDS encoding YlbG family protein has translation MKKRVGLAVWVDHLRPIRHLKRYGTIHYVSNRCKYAVLYVDEEQVDHMVRAISSLNFVRKVEPSHYHEIVENLLKKKEKLADEGNLSVNL, from the coding sequence ATGAAAAAGAGAGTGGGACTGGCGGTATGGGTGGATCATCTCCGCCCCATTCGGCATTTGAAACGTTATGGTACGATTCACTATGTTTCCAATCGTTGCAAATATGCGGTTCTCTATGTGGATGAGGAGCAGGTGGATCACATGGTCCGAGCCATTTCTTCTCTAAATTTTGTGAGGAAGGTGGAACCATCCCACTACCATGAGATTGTGGAGAACCTGTTGAAGAAGAAAGAGAAACTTGCCGACGAAGGAAACCTCTCCGTCAATTTATAG
- a CDS encoding YlbF family regulator has translation MELTAILEKTDELIERILDSELIAEYKETRSRLNQNIQAQEKIRKFIELKEKFEEVARFGKYHPDYKRIRLEALIAQRELELDPEISAFKEAERKLEHLFYEISRLLAEQVSPTILVPGDSPFATHSHCAGGGCSSSGCNIHTTL, from the coding sequence ATGGAACTTACAGCCATATTAGAGAAGACCGATGAACTGATCGAGAGGATTCTAGATTCGGAACTTATAGCGGAATACAAGGAGACAAGAAGCCGCCTGAACCAGAACATACAGGCCCAGGAGAAAATCCGAAAATTTATAGAACTAAAGGAAAAATTTGAAGAGGTGGCGCGTTTCGGAAAATACCATCCCGACTATAAAAGGATTCGATTGGAAGCATTGATAGCTCAGAGGGAGTTGGAACTCGATCCGGAGATTTCCGCTTTTAAGGAGGCCGAACGAAAACTGGAGCATCTTTTTTATGAGATCAGTCGACTGCTGGCGGAACAAGTATCCCCCACCATCCTGGTGCCCGGCGATTCCCCTTTTGCTACGCATTCCCATTGTGCCGGGGGGGGATGTTCAAGTTCCGGTTGCAATATCCACACGACATTGTAG
- a CDS encoding helicase-associated domain-containing protein, whose amino-acid sequence MKLIQCVEMLSTKTLKKILTTHYADRDFSKEEDRTLSFLLNREVLKKIWEDMSKDEQQVLFYFLLLPPSTAVFPKVMMETISIPYPFLLIALTLLRQKGFLYTHRAYVGDPKFFLPDDLRRALLEVLAQPSTEKLQPVEGRAPLPLLLRKMYALTEYALTEYVWKNPLSLTQKGLIHKRQVQQIEDELDLKHPSFPCDFAYEGEELYSPLLASILDFAAYRELLIQKGDRIVINMEKYRLFLEEKVEESVERFLTYLEERVYPLFPPLHRNVFDWLLLFPKGVWIPISFFFRFLNQNGYELKGLNEKEFEDEVLFPLQEWMGLLIRKRGEELEVALPRFESVEEERFYLQPNFQYMVSLEAPFHLRHRLARLAKMKTEDQMILYELTKDSIAFAVEQGLSVEEILEELRNLSYSVPENVRRTVEQWADLHGKLRFYDVLILVCESESLAEEIGKNPAFQPYLAGQLAPTVFAVRRKEMKVFRRKLSQAGYSPLEEVLKPGEAEEEMGYPLPLLFQVHHDWELRVENIFPEWNDSLPFLSHFPRSWFTQYRSYHLTTLTDLLSKSIQYEIPVGFRVKGGEEFPFFIPLKMEKRENRLLIVGFVFDPQEEEKSVALEEIGEIQGLFPKDILNFVHHR is encoded by the coding sequence ATGAAACTGATTCAGTGTGTGGAAATGCTCTCAACAAAGACCCTAAAAAAAATCTTAACGACACATTATGCCGATCGGGATTTCAGCAAAGAAGAAGACCGTACCTTATCCTTCCTACTAAATCGGGAGGTCTTAAAAAAAATATGGGAGGATATGTCAAAGGATGAACAGCAAGTTCTCTTTTACTTCCTTTTACTGCCCCCCTCCACAGCCGTTTTCCCCAAGGTGATGATGGAAACGATTTCGATACCATATCCCTTCCTTTTGATTGCCTTAACACTGCTTAGACAAAAAGGTTTCCTCTATACCCATCGCGCTTATGTGGGAGATCCCAAATTTTTTCTTCCCGATGATTTACGGCGTGCCTTGTTGGAGGTTCTGGCCCAACCTTCCACCGAAAAATTACAACCCGTGGAAGGCAGAGCTCCTTTGCCCCTTCTACTGAGGAAAATGTATGCTCTCACCGAATATGCTCTCACCGAATATGTATGGAAAAATCCCCTTTCCTTAACGCAAAAAGGACTGATTCATAAACGTCAGGTACAACAGATTGAGGATGAGTTGGACTTGAAACACCCCTCTTTTCCATGCGATTTCGCTTACGAAGGAGAGGAGCTTTATTCCCCACTGCTTGCTTCGATCCTTGATTTCGCCGCATACCGGGAGCTTTTGATTCAAAAGGGAGACCGAATTGTAATCAACATGGAAAAATATCGGCTTTTTCTTGAGGAGAAAGTGGAGGAGAGCGTTGAACGATTCTTAACCTATCTGGAGGAACGGGTCTATCCTCTCTTTCCCCCTCTCCATCGGAATGTTTTTGATTGGCTTCTCCTTTTTCCCAAAGGGGTTTGGATCCCGATCTCCTTTTTTTTTCGTTTTTTGAATCAAAACGGGTATGAACTGAAAGGTTTGAATGAGAAAGAATTTGAAGACGAGGTCCTTTTTCCTTTGCAAGAGTGGATGGGGCTTTTGATCAGAAAAAGGGGGGAAGAGCTGGAAGTTGCTCTCCCTCGGTTTGAGTCGGTGGAGGAGGAGCGCTTCTATCTGCAGCCGAACTTCCAATATATGGTTTCCTTGGAGGCCCCTTTTCACCTCCGCCATCGATTGGCCCGATTGGCGAAGATGAAGACGGAGGATCAAATGATCCTCTATGAATTGACGAAGGACTCGATTGCGTTCGCGGTGGAGCAGGGATTAAGTGTGGAGGAGATCCTGGAAGAGCTTCGGAATTTATCGTATTCGGTTCCGGAAAATGTGAGGCGAACGGTAGAGCAGTGGGCGGATCTTCATGGGAAACTCCGCTTTTATGATGTACTCATCTTAGTTTGCGAGTCGGAGAGCTTGGCCGAAGAAATCGGGAAAAATCCTGCCTTTCAGCCCTATCTTGCCGGCCAATTGGCACCTACGGTTTTTGCCGTGAGGCGTAAGGAGATGAAAGTTTTTCGTCGCAAGTTGTCTCAGGCGGGTTATTCTCCGCTGGAAGAGGTGCTAAAACCCGGAGAGGCTGAAGAGGAGATGGGCTATCCCCTCCCTCTTCTTTTCCAAGTACATCATGATTGGGAGTTGAGGGTGGAAAATATCTTTCCGGAATGGAATGATTCCCTTCCTTTTCTTTCCCACTTCCCCCGGTCTTGGTTTACCCAATATCGTTCGTATCATCTGACGACATTGACGGACCTCCTTTCCAAATCGATACAGTATGAAATTCCGGTGGGCTTCAGGGTAAAAGGGGGAGAAGAGTTTCCTTTTTTTATTCCGCTTAAGATGGAGAAAAGGGAAAATCGTCTCCTCATCGTCGGCTTTGTATTCGATCCTCAAGAGGAGGAAAAAAGCGTTGCGTTGGAGGAGATTGGTGAGATCCAAGGATTATTCCCCAAGGATATTCTCAATTTCGTTCATCATCGGTAA
- a CDS encoding spore coat associated protein CotJA has protein sequence MDFTLRKSYVPYASPHDPCPPIYVKTYVTHPALYVGYQPPGLPQFPPYEALRTGTLWPIFYDPYGRNHERQEGET, from the coding sequence ATGGACTTTACCCTGAGAAAGTCGTATGTTCCTTATGCGAGTCCCCACGATCCCTGCCCACCTATTTACGTAAAAACATATGTAACCCATCCGGCCCTCTATGTGGGATACCAACCTCCCGGGCTCCCTCAATTCCCCCCCTATGAGGCGCTCAGAACAGGAACTTTATGGCCCATTTTCTACGACCCCTATGGAAGAAATCATGAGCGTCAGGAGGGTGAAACATGA
- a CDS encoding spore coat protein CotJB, whose translation MGKGEPKGDDDHLLHELQAIDFVLMDLTLYLDTHPADGTAISQYNALTLQRKKLKEDVEARFGPLSGAGHSFSGYPWSYSQTPWPWQV comes from the coding sequence ATAGGAAAAGGGGAGCCAAAGGGAGATGATGATCATCTCCTCCATGAATTGCAAGCCATCGACTTTGTCCTCATGGATCTTACCCTTTACCTTGATACCCATCCTGCGGATGGGACCGCCATCTCCCAATACAACGCTTTAACCCTGCAGAGAAAAAAGCTAAAAGAGGACGTTGAAGCCCGTTTCGGTCCTCTTTCCGGAGCAGGGCATAGCTTTTCCGGCTATCCTTGGAGCTATAGCCAGACACCATGGCCTTGGCAGGTGTGA
- a CDS encoding manganese catalase family protein: MWIYEKKLQYPVRVSTCDPGLAKLLIEQYGGADGELAAALRYLNQRYTIPDKVIGLLNDIGTEEFAHLEMIATMVYKLTKDATPEQLKAHGLAPHFVNHGMDLHFHNAAGHPFTATYFQAKGDPIANLYEDIAAEEKARATYQWLIDLTDDEDLKDSLRFLREREIIHSQRFREAVEILKEEKEKKKYY, from the coding sequence ATGTGGATTTATGAGAAAAAACTGCAATATCCGGTACGTGTCAGCACCTGTGATCCCGGCCTGGCAAAGCTTTTGATCGAACAGTACGGCGGGGCTGACGGGGAACTGGCGGCGGCACTTCGCTATCTTAATCAGCGCTACACCATCCCCGATAAAGTGATCGGCCTTCTGAATGACATCGGAACGGAAGAATTTGCCCACCTGGAGATGATCGCCACCATGGTTTACAAATTGACGAAGGACGCGACGCCGGAGCAATTGAAAGCCCATGGCCTCGCACCCCATTTCGTCAATCACGGCATGGACCTTCACTTCCACAATGCGGCCGGTCATCCATTCACCGCCACCTATTTCCAGGCCAAAGGGGATCCCATCGCTAACCTTTACGAAGATATTGCCGCTGAAGAGAAAGCCCGGGCTACCTATCAATGGCTGATCGATCTAACCGATGACGAAGACTTAAAGGATAGCTTACGGTTCTTGCGGGAGAGGGAAATTATTCACTCCCAGCGCTTTCGGGAGGCGGTGGAGATCCTGAAGGAGGAAAAGGAAAAGAAGAAATATTATTAA
- a CDS encoding class I SAM-dependent methyltransferase, producing the protein MLRSLLHEKIKKSPHGRIPFSEFMSLCLYHPTWGYYERRDRKIGKEGDFFTNSSVGSVYGEIWADRWINDWNLLFLRPEDPHILVEIGGGDGRFAEQVLNRIKSSSPHVYDRLLLLFVEGSSYHREMAAERLREHERHLLLVKGVDELPEWLAENPALVYSNELFDALPVERVKRMGNELLECWITWSEEGRLQEIWIPLENQSIANYLTEMNIILPRGHEMEIPLVMREVYWAILRSFQRGILYTVDYGYLFEEVLHPLHRKGTLMGYRQHRHMDHFYDAPGEMDITSHVQFEALIRWGETSGLKTFSFLTQREWLLQNGILERLVAHQDRDPFSPHARRNRAITQLILPGGMGDTFRILVQGKGVNLTQEKWNEDE; encoded by the coding sequence GTGCTTCGATCTCTTTTACATGAGAAAATAAAGAAATCCCCCCACGGGAGAATTCCCTTTTCCGAGTTTATGTCCCTTTGTCTCTATCATCCGACGTGGGGATATTATGAAAGAAGGGATCGAAAGATCGGCAAAGAAGGCGATTTCTTCACCAATTCTTCGGTGGGGTCCGTTTATGGCGAGATCTGGGCGGACAGGTGGATAAACGATTGGAACCTTCTTTTCTTGCGTCCTGAAGATCCGCATATCTTGGTGGAGATCGGCGGGGGGGATGGGCGATTTGCAGAACAAGTCCTCAATCGCATAAAATCCTCTTCTCCCCATGTGTATGACCGGCTGCTCCTTTTATTCGTAGAGGGGAGTTCCTATCATCGTGAAATGGCGGCGGAGCGCCTTCGGGAGCATGAACGGCATCTTCTTTTGGTAAAGGGAGTGGATGAACTCCCCGAATGGCTTGCAGAAAATCCGGCCTTGGTCTATTCCAATGAACTTTTCGATGCCCTGCCCGTGGAACGGGTAAAGCGGATGGGGAACGAATTACTGGAATGCTGGATCACCTGGTCTGAAGAGGGGCGGTTGCAGGAGATTTGGATCCCTTTAGAGAATCAAAGCATCGCCAATTATTTGACGGAAATGAACATTATTCTCCCCCGAGGACATGAGATGGAGATTCCATTGGTGATGAGGGAGGTTTATTGGGCGATTCTCCGCTCCTTTCAAAGGGGAATCCTCTACACCGTCGATTACGGGTACCTCTTTGAGGAGGTGCTGCATCCCTTACACCGGAAAGGAACCCTTATGGGTTATCGGCAACATCGTCACATGGATCACTTCTATGACGCACCGGGGGAGATGGACATCACCTCTCATGTTCAGTTTGAAGCATTGATCCGATGGGGGGAAACATCGGGGCTAAAAACTTTCTCCTTTCTCACCCAGAGGGAGTGGCTATTGCAAAATGGAATCCTGGAAAGACTGGTCGCCCATCAGGATCGCGATCCTTTCTCCCCCCATGCCCGCCGTAACCGGGCCATCACTCAACTGATCCTGCCCGGTGGGATGGGGGATACCTTTCGTATCTTGGTTCAGGGAAAAGGAGTCAATCTTACGCAAGAAAAATGGAACGAAGATGAATAA
- a CDS encoding coiled-coil domain-containing protein has product MLKRKAPLLLFGFFFLFLSFSLLIPSLQAEKDGEEKGGKELFQKVLTLHEIGKEVERITKEENRLREELAGLNTKVASQEKITSLLRSEVGRIARAYYMGDQWDLLFLLLQSRDMGEAIMRYEYLTSILSHHQQKLLSYREEEQLLLTLQTEKNRALDQLEETRLHLQAEERLLRSLQEEYGTLLLQLPEGEQVKLLLSRFIQDWEEKGLPAFERFLNEMSIQTRNMAGTFKNKVTFSLSGASLSISDQDFTRFLRDSSSLFRNFSVRFDQNGLSFFGEYEERTLTLKGHYEMGENILYFHIDRLIYNGYRLPEETVRFLDEKYDLGLYMDQIRKGVKLKEATLTDGKLTLTFTLSL; this is encoded by the coding sequence GTGCTGAAACGAAAAGCCCCTCTACTCCTTTTTGGATTCTTTTTCCTCTTCTTATCCTTTTCCCTCCTGATCCCATCCTTGCAGGCTGAAAAGGATGGGGAGGAGAAGGGAGGGAAAGAACTCTTTCAAAAAGTGCTCACCCTTCATGAAATCGGGAAGGAAGTGGAGCGGATCACGAAGGAAGAGAACCGTTTAAGAGAGGAACTGGCCGGCCTCAATACGAAGGTGGCTTCACAAGAAAAAATAACCTCCCTTCTTCGCAGCGAGGTTGGCCGCATCGCCAGGGCGTATTACATGGGAGATCAATGGGATCTCCTTTTTCTTCTCCTGCAAAGCAGGGATATGGGGGAAGCGATCATGAGGTACGAATATCTCACCTCCATCCTTTCCCATCACCAACAAAAGCTCCTTTCCTACCGGGAGGAAGAACAACTTCTACTCACCCTTCAAACAGAAAAGAACAGAGCGCTCGACCAATTGGAGGAAACCCGCCTTCATCTCCAAGCGGAAGAGAGGCTCCTTCGATCCTTGCAAGAAGAGTACGGCACCCTCCTTTTACAACTTCCCGAAGGGGAACAGGTGAAACTTCTCCTGTCTCGCTTCATACAAGACTGGGAGGAGAAAGGGTTGCCTGCCTTTGAACGATTTTTGAACGAGATGTCGATCCAAACGAGGAATATGGCCGGCACTTTCAAAAATAAGGTCACCTTCTCCTTGAGCGGTGCTTCCCTCTCCATCAGCGACCAGGACTTTACCCGGTTTCTGAGGGATTCCTCCTCCCTCTTTCGCAATTTCTCGGTTCGCTTTGACCAAAACGGCCTCTCCTTTTTTGGTGAATATGAGGAAAGGACCCTCACTTTGAAAGGCCATTATGAAATGGGGGAGAATATCCTTTATTTTCATATTGACCGGCTAATTTATAACGGTTACCGGCTTCCGGAAGAGACCGTTCGCTTCCTGGATGAAAAATATGATCTCGGCCTCTATATGGATCAGATCAGAAAAGGGGTTAAGCTGAAAGAAGCTACGTTGACCGACGGAAAATTAACGCTTACCTTTACCCTTTCCCTCTGA
- a CDS encoding CapA family protein produces MGKFPAWLLTAGFLSIIILLTQWGGLLKSEPSRDSSPKTPDAVEETVSSSPLPSSSIREARLIAVGDIMMHNTQTEAGYDARTDRYNFDSFFTEISPLLKKGDWVIGNLETPLAGKDLKYTGYPLFNAPPELASALKKAGFTILTTANNHALDRGEIGVIRTREAIQAEGMETTGTAGSEEEGRSLLLLSENGITLAFLAYTYGTNGIPFPEGKEYLVSQINLEKMKEDIRRAKEEGAEGVVLSIHFGQEYQRFPDEEQKKMAETLIRNGADLILGSHPHVVQPVQEMEVPDGKGGKRKGVVIYSLGNFIAAQKGKYTNLGVVFSATFQKTFPSGELKITRVETVPTWIQQYRKGGKRAYRVLPLPVSEEKAKEDPDLSMERLHVLEADYREMMGHLSSLPALQWNPSSTLMEETTPGESEGKGKGKR; encoded by the coding sequence ATGGGCAAATTTCCGGCTTGGCTTTTAACCGCAGGGTTCCTTAGCATCATCATTCTGTTGACCCAATGGGGGGGATTATTGAAAAGCGAACCTTCCCGGGATTCTTCTCCCAAAACGCCGGACGCGGTGGAGGAAACGGTGTCTTCTTCTCCTCTTCCTTCCTCCTCTATACGGGAGGCTCGGCTGATTGCGGTGGGGGATATTATGATGCACAATACGCAAACGGAGGCCGGGTATGATGCGAGGACGGATCGCTATAACTTTGACTCCTTTTTTACAGAGATTAGCCCCTTGCTCAAGAAGGGAGACTGGGTGATCGGCAATTTAGAAACCCCCTTGGCAGGAAAAGATTTGAAATATACAGGATACCCCCTGTTTAATGCTCCGCCCGAATTGGCGAGCGCCCTTAAGAAAGCGGGATTTACCATACTGACCACGGCTAACAACCATGCCTTGGATCGGGGGGAGATCGGGGTGATACGGACACGGGAGGCGATCCAAGCCGAAGGGATGGAGACGACGGGGACGGCAGGGAGCGAAGAGGAAGGGAGAAGCCTCCTTCTCCTTTCCGAAAACGGAATCACCTTGGCTTTCCTTGCCTATACCTATGGGACAAACGGCATTCCCTTTCCGGAGGGAAAGGAATACCTGGTCTCTCAGATCAACCTGGAGAAGATGAAAGAAGATATACGGAGAGCGAAAGAAGAAGGGGCCGAAGGGGTGGTTCTCTCCATTCATTTCGGACAGGAGTACCAACGCTTTCCTGATGAGGAGCAGAAAAAAATGGCGGAAACCTTAATCCGAAACGGGGCGGACTTAATTTTGGGAAGCCATCCCCATGTGGTGCAACCGGTTCAAGAGATGGAGGTTCCTGACGGAAAGGGGGGCAAGCGAAAAGGGGTTGTCATTTATTCCCTGGGGAATTTTATCGCGGCTCAGAAAGGTAAATACACGAATCTAGGGGTTGTTTTTTCCGCCACGTTCCAAAAAACGTTTCCTTCCGGGGAGTTGAAGATCACCCGGGTAGAAACGGTCCCGACTTGGATCCAGCAATACCGGAAAGGGGGAAAAAGGGCGTACCGAGTCCTTCCCCTTCCCGTCTCCGAGGAAAAGGCGAAGGAAGATCCCGATCTGTCCATGGAACGGCTGCATGTTCTTGAAGCGGATTACCGGGAGATGATGGGACACCTCTCTTCCCTCCCCGCACTCCAATGGAATCCCTCCTCCACATTAATGGAGGAGACCACTCCGGGGGAATCAGAGGGAAAGGGTAAAGGTAAGCGTTAA
- a CDS encoding MBL fold metallo-hydrolase, translating to MIQVKRFQGGPLGTNGYLLYNEGKKGLYIDPGAPSPKIKEWIEGMGIYLQGILLTHAHFDHIGGLDWMREWSKAPVYQHVLEAEWLSRPELNGSGYPMFSDWVPPIRLHPADVLIDREGDWIIGDFALRVLHTPGHSPGSLTFLAEDKAFCGDVLFRLGIGRTDFPGGDYATLMHSIQDKLMALPGNTLLYPGHGESTRVEREQEENPYLTGFMGV from the coding sequence GTGATTCAGGTGAAGAGATTTCAAGGAGGTCCATTGGGGACAAACGGGTATCTCTTGTATAACGAAGGGAAGAAAGGCCTATATATCGATCCCGGCGCTCCCTCCCCGAAAATAAAGGAATGGATCGAGGGAATGGGGATTTACTTACAGGGAATTCTTCTTACCCATGCCCACTTTGATCATATCGGCGGATTGGACTGGATGAGGGAATGGAGCAAAGCGCCCGTATATCAACATGTGTTGGAAGCCGAGTGGCTTTCCCGCCCGGAGTTAAATGGATCCGGGTATCCCATGTTTTCCGATTGGGTACCGCCCATCCGCTTACATCCGGCAGATGTTCTCATCGATCGGGAAGGAGATTGGATCATCGGCGATTTCGCCCTTCGCGTTCTTCACACCCCGGGGCACTCGCCCGGCAGTCTCACTTTTTTGGCCGAAGATAAAGCGTTTTGCGGCGACGTTCTTTTCCGCCTAGGGATTGGCCGAACCGATTTTCCCGGGGGAGACTATGCCACCCTCATGCATTCGATTCAGGATAAGTTGATGGCGTTGCCGGGGAACACCCTTCTCTACCCCGGCCATGGGGAATCTACCCGCGTAGAACGGGAACAGGAGGAAAATCCCTATCTCACCGGCTTTATGGGAGTCTGA